The Corylus avellana chromosome ca8, CavTom2PMs-1.0 genome has a segment encoding these proteins:
- the LOC132189569 gene encoding probable pectin methylesterase CGR3, producing MFRRAVNPARRFGDSGGGGLFANSKSRSTPILSVGLIAVGALIFIAYSYGNSGGFGNNTEAISRVEGDYSCTADVQRAIPILKKAYGDSMHKVLHVGPDTCSVVSNLLKEEETEVWGAEPYDIEDADSTCKALVHKGVVRVADIKFPLPYRPKSFSLVIVSDALDYLSPRYLNKTLPDLVRASAEGLVMFTGYPGHQRAKVSDVSKYGRAAKLRSSSWWIRYFVQTGLEENEVASKKFEQAATKRSYVPNCQIFHLKSLH from the exons ATGTTTAGGAGAGCAGTGAATCCCGCTCGACGATTCGGGGACAGCGGAGGAGGCGGTTTATTTGCCAATTCGAAATCACGCTCTACACCGATTTTATCTGTTGGGCTCATCGCTGTG GGAGCACTGATTTTTATTGCCTATTCATATGGCAATTCAG GTGGATTTGGCAACAATACAGAGGCTATTAGCAGGGTTGAAG GTGATTACTCATGCACTGCAGATGTCCAACGAGCAATTCCTATTTTGAAGAAAGCATATGGTGACAGCATGCATAAAGTTTTGCACGTTGGCCCAGACACCTGTTCAGTGGTCTCTAATTTGCTTAAAGAGGAGGAAACTGAAGTCTGGGGTGCGGAACCATATGATATAGAGGATGCAGATAGTACCTGCAAAGCTCTTGTACACAAAGGCGTCGTGCGTGTTGCTGATATCAAGTTTCCTCTTCCATATAGGCCAAAATCGTTTTCTCTTGTTATTGTTTCTGATGCTTTAGATTACTTATCTCCAAGATACCTCAACAAAACCCTTCCTGATTTGGTAAGAGCATCAGCTGAAGGTCTTGTGATGTTTACAG GCTATCCTGGTCATCAGAGAGCTAAAGTTTCTGATGTTTCCAAATACGGGAGGGCG GCTAAATTGAGGAGCTCTTCCTGGTGGATACGATATTTTGTTCAGACTGGCTTAGAAGAGAATGAAGTTGCCAGTAAAAAGTTTGAGCAGGCTGCAACAAAGAGGTCATACGTCCCAAACTGCCAAATATTCCACCTGAAGTCACTCCATTGA
- the LOC132190178 gene encoding uncharacterized protein LOC132190178 isoform X1 — translation MGGDDGKQNKDNPWTSSNKPYQEKEEDMKIWGILLFGLIGATATTLAVGQLRRTVDWFYVQLTRSQSSWKGGSGSSFRSSFQEEAWKRYNRRMQEEYEEELERVERIRRMQSVFNRERNKYKRGYESWKENGQGAFHQQFQRDDWYWKTDTSHRDRRTNYRETPRASVAYSLSHHYSVLGLDRYRTTPYSDAEIKTAFRTKAKEFHPDQNQNNKEAAEAKFKEVMSSYDAIKEERKNMNL, via the exons ATGGGAGGCGACGATGGTAAACAGAATAAGGATAATCCATGGACGTCGTCAAACAAACCctatcaagaaaaagaagaagacatgaAGATTTGGGGGATTTTGCTCTTCGGCCTAATTGGCGCCACTGCCACCACTCTCGCC GTTGGCCAACTGCGAAGGACTGTTGATTGGTTCTATGTTCAG CTGACCAGGTCACAATCATCATGGAAAGGAGGATCTGGCAGTTCTTTCCGTTCAAGCTTTCAGGAGGAAGCATGGAAAAGGTATAATCGTCGCATGCAAGAGGAGTATGAAGAAGAACTGGAGAGAGTT GAACGTATAAGACGAATGCAAAGTGTGTTTAACAGAGAGAGGAACAAATACAAAAGGGGCTATGAGAGCTGGAAGGAAAATGGTCAAGGTGCATTTCATCAACAATTCCAGCGAGATGATTGGTATTGGAAGACTGATACATCCCATAGAGATCGGAGAACTAATTACAGGGAAACTCCAAGAGCAAGTGTGGCTTATTCGTTATCACACCACTATTCTGTTTTGGGTCTTGACAG GTACAGAACAACACCATATTCCGATGCTGAGATTAAG ACAGCATTTAGGACCAAGGCGAAGGAGTTTCACCCAGATCAGAACCAGAATAATAAAG AGGCTGCTGAGGCGAAGTTCAAAGAGGTGATGTCGTCCTATGATGCCataaaggaagaaagaaagaacatgaACTTGTAA
- the LOC132190178 gene encoding uncharacterized protein LOC132190178 isoform X2 — MGGDDGKQNKDNPWTSSNKPYQEKEEDMKIWGILLFGLIGATATTLALTRSQSSWKGGSGSSFRSSFQEEAWKRYNRRMQEEYEEELERVERIRRMQSVFNRERNKYKRGYESWKENGQGAFHQQFQRDDWYWKTDTSHRDRRTNYRETPRASVAYSLSHHYSVLGLDRYRTTPYSDAEIKTAFRTKAKEFHPDQNQNNKEAAEAKFKEVMSSYDAIKEERKNMNL; from the exons ATGGGAGGCGACGATGGTAAACAGAATAAGGATAATCCATGGACGTCGTCAAACAAACCctatcaagaaaaagaagaagacatgaAGATTTGGGGGATTTTGCTCTTCGGCCTAATTGGCGCCACTGCCACCACTCTCGCC CTGACCAGGTCACAATCATCATGGAAAGGAGGATCTGGCAGTTCTTTCCGTTCAAGCTTTCAGGAGGAAGCATGGAAAAGGTATAATCGTCGCATGCAAGAGGAGTATGAAGAAGAACTGGAGAGAGTT GAACGTATAAGACGAATGCAAAGTGTGTTTAACAGAGAGAGGAACAAATACAAAAGGGGCTATGAGAGCTGGAAGGAAAATGGTCAAGGTGCATTTCATCAACAATTCCAGCGAGATGATTGGTATTGGAAGACTGATACATCCCATAGAGATCGGAGAACTAATTACAGGGAAACTCCAAGAGCAAGTGTGGCTTATTCGTTATCACACCACTATTCTGTTTTGGGTCTTGACAG GTACAGAACAACACCATATTCCGATGCTGAGATTAAG ACAGCATTTAGGACCAAGGCGAAGGAGTTTCACCCAGATCAGAACCAGAATAATAAAG AGGCTGCTGAGGCGAAGTTCAAAGAGGTGATGTCGTCCTATGATGCCataaaggaagaaagaaagaacatgaACTTGTAA